The Fibrobacter sp. genome includes a region encoding these proteins:
- a CDS encoding phosphomannomutase, whose product MENITQIWKKIQSPEFNPATDMALVEQVKQVALTSQEPAKVSFGTSGWRGEIGSEFTLRNLQVVGAAIVRLYKEADAAMFEALGVKDFADLQKRGVVVGHDNRLLGHEFCEAVADQFAKAGVKVYYGNEMPTPEFSAAIEMLGAACSINMTPSHNPSHYNGIKFNPADGGPAGPEITNVITALSNEMMATWKFEPVSKVDWEIIDSLKIYKEFLVKQGTIKFDRIKEFIKQGRLTLVCDHVHGSTRRRPAALLDNPECLITLRNEDDSLFGGIAPEPSSKNLEKVRKVLDESKSWFRLGAIFDPDGDRIRFYDGSREIDMNQFGAIAFHYMATWRKEQGVVAKSVATSNFVNIIAEKLGVPVMETPVGFKNFRPWLSRTAKDKALVAFEESDGISGLNNTLEKDAQFGLLIALEIMAVTGKNLGEYLDALYEEYGRFYPSRAGFEVDKSLVGAPLKAKVDAVAEAAKVGAKVMVGSTEKTVKQLLTLDGVKIIFEDDSWMLVRPSGTEPKVRIYTECRNPDEKDPMFEAAKALFYKN is encoded by the coding sequence ATGGAAAACATTACTCAGATTTGGAAGAAGATCCAGTCCCCGGAATTCAACCCCGCAACGGACATGGCTCTGGTAGAACAGGTTAAGCAGGTGGCTCTCACCTCCCAGGAACCGGCTAAGGTTAGCTTTGGTACTTCTGGCTGGCGTGGTGAAATCGGCTCTGAATTTACCCTCCGTAATCTGCAGGTTGTTGGCGCCGCAATCGTTCGTCTTTACAAGGAAGCCGATGCAGCCATGTTCGAAGCTCTCGGCGTCAAGGATTTTGCTGACCTCCAGAAGCGTGGCGTTGTAGTTGGCCACGATAACCGTCTCCTGGGCCACGAATTCTGCGAAGCTGTTGCAGACCAGTTTGCCAAGGCTGGCGTCAAGGTCTACTACGGCAACGAAATGCCTACTCCGGAATTCTCCGCTGCAATCGAAATGCTGGGTGCTGCATGCTCTATCAACATGACCCCGAGCCACAACCCCAGCCACTACAACGGCATCAAGTTCAACCCGGCTGATGGTGGTCCTGCAGGTCCGGAAATCACCAACGTGATTACCGCCCTCTCCAACGAAATGATGGCTACCTGGAAGTTTGAACCGGTATCCAAGGTTGACTGGGAAATTATTGACTCCCTCAAGATTTACAAGGAATTCCTCGTTAAGCAGGGCACTATCAAGTTCGACCGTATCAAGGAATTCATCAAGCAGGGTCGCCTGACTCTCGTTTGCGACCACGTTCATGGTTCCACCCGTCGTCGTCCGGCCGCCCTCCTCGACAATCCGGAATGCCTCATCACTCTTCGTAACGAAGACGACAGCCTCTTCGGCGGCATCGCACCGGAACCGTCCTCCAAGAACCTCGAAAAGGTTCGCAAGGTTCTGGACGAAAGCAAGTCCTGGTTCCGCCTTGGCGCAATCTTTGACCCGGATGGTGACCGTATCCGCTTCTACGATGGCTCTCGCGAAATCGACATGAACCAGTTCGGTGCGATCGCTTTCCACTACATGGCTACCTGGCGTAAGGAACAGGGCGTTGTTGCAAAGTCTGTTGCAACTTCCAACTTCGTGAACATCATTGCCGAAAAGCTTGGCGTTCCTGTTATGGAAACTCCGGTGGGCTTCAAGAACTTCCGCCCCTGGTTGTCTCGTACCGCTAAGGACAAGGCTTTGGTCGCCTTCGAAGAATCCGATGGTATCTCCGGCCTTAACAACACCCTCGAAAAGGATGCCCAGTTCGGTCTCCTCATTGCTCTCGAAATCATGGCTGTTACCGGCAAGAACCTGGGTGAATACCTGGATGCCCTGTACGAAGAATACGGCCGTTTCTACCCGAGCCGTGCAGGCTTCGAAGTGGATAAGTCCCTGGTTGGCGCTCCGCTGAAGGCCAAGGTTGACGCTGTTGCAGAAGCTGCCAAGGTCGGTGCTAAGGTCATGGTCGGTTCTACCGAAAAGACTGTTAAGCAGCTCTTGACTCTCGATGGCGTTAAGATTATTTTCGAAGACGACTCCTGGATGCTGGTTCGCCCGTCCGGTACCGAACCCAAGGTTCGTATCTATACCGAATGCCGCAACCCGGATGAAAAGGATCCTATGTTCGAGGCTGCCAAGGCTCTGTTCTACAAGAACTAA
- the dapA gene encoding 4-hydroxy-tetrahydrodipicolinate synthase, whose amino-acid sequence MQITKASQLTGVFPALFTPLMDDDPKNLRNSVDYKKMEKMIDDLIASGVSGILPVGTTGQSATVSHKQHMDIIKFTLDYVGGRVPVIAGAGSNCTRESVEMIEEVLKIAEVPVLCVTGYYNNPSQEGIEKHFRTLSSETGAKIIIYNVPGRTASYVHPDTLIALSEDKNIIGLKQAVDFRIGEKYHEDTLRVIKETKNNDFAVLSGEDGFFIDMLEMGGQGLITATGNIPEAAKIFSDLYKAYVAGDASKAKDLQSAVRDYVETTFCRKNPIPLGTLFNSPLFQPMTSVKDTARGEEAVERIMKLINEKAESLKKYHV is encoded by the coding sequence ATGCAAATTACTAAAGCTTCTCAACTTACTGGTGTTTTTCCCGCATTGTTCACCCCGCTGATGGACGATGATCCCAAGAACCTTCGCAATTCCGTCGACTACAAGAAGATGGAAAAGATGATCGACGACCTCATTGCCTCTGGCGTCTCCGGCATTCTCCCGGTTGGCACCACTGGTCAGAGCGCCACCGTCTCCCACAAGCAGCACATGGACATTATCAAGTTCACTCTTGACTATGTCGGTGGTCGCGTTCCCGTCATTGCCGGCGCAGGCTCCAACTGCACCCGCGAATCCGTGGAAATGATCGAAGAAGTGCTGAAGATTGCCGAAGTTCCCGTTCTCTGCGTGACCGGCTACTACAACAACCCGTCCCAGGAAGGCATCGAAAAGCATTTCCGCACCTTGAGCTCCGAAACCGGCGCCAAGATCATTATTTACAACGTTCCGGGCCGTACCGCTAGCTACGTTCATCCCGACACCCTCATTGCTCTTTCCGAAGACAAGAACATCATCGGTCTTAAGCAGGCCGTTGACTTCCGTATCGGCGAAAAGTATCACGAAGATACCCTCCGCGTCATCAAGGAAACCAAGAACAACGACTTCGCCGTTCTCTCTGGCGAAGACGGCTTCTTCATCGACATGCTCGAAATGGGCGGCCAGGGCCTCATTACCGCAACCGGTAACATCCCCGAAGCAGCAAAGATTTTCTCTGACCTGTACAAGGCTTACGTTGCAGGTGACGCATCCAAGGCCAAGGACCTGCAGAGCGCAGTCCGCGACTACGTGGAAACCACCTTCTGCCGCAAGAACCCCATTCCTCTGGGAACCTTGTTCAACAGCCCGTTGTTCCAGCCCATGACCAGCGTGAAGGATACCGCCCGTGGCGAAGAAGCCGTGGAACGCATCATGAAGCTCATCAACGAAAAGGCCGAAAGCCTCAAGAAGTACCACGTTTAA
- a CDS encoding DUF1846 domain-containing protein, protein MFKVGFDNDAYLRTQSEKIAERIAKFGGKLYLEFGGKLFDDHHASRVLPGFAPDSKIRMLEKLKDKAEVIIAVNANDIEKNKVRGDLGITYDQDVLRLIDAFRGYGLYVSSVVLTRWQDQPSALAYQKKLETLGLKVYRHYPIAGYPNNIPLVVSDDGYGKNQFVETTRELVVVTAPGPGSGKMAVCLSQIYHENTRGVKAGYAKFETFPIWNIPLKHPVNLAYEAATADLNDVNMIDPFHLEAYGKTTINYNRDVEVFPVLNALFTRILGESPYKSPTDMGVNMAGNCIVDDEAVSEAAKQEIIRRYYNTLCDVRKGNADQDQVYKQQLVMEQAHVSTADRPVVAAALKRSEETNGPAVAIELQDGAIISAKTSSLLGASSAMLLDALKHLAGIPDEVRLLSPMVIEPIQSLKTKQLGHTNPRLHMDEVLVALSVCALTDYNAKIALEKLPELRHCDVHSSVILSQVDVGVFRRLGVNLTSEPNYQTSKLYHT, encoded by the coding sequence ATGTTCAAAGTTGGATTTGATAACGACGCGTACCTGAGAACGCAGTCCGAGAAGATTGCCGAACGTATTGCAAAGTTCGGTGGAAAGCTTTATCTTGAATTTGGCGGCAAGCTGTTCGATGACCATCACGCAAGCCGCGTGCTGCCTGGCTTCGCTCCGGATTCCAAGATCCGCATGCTCGAAAAGCTGAAGGATAAGGCCGAAGTCATTATCGCCGTTAACGCCAACGATATCGAAAAGAACAAGGTCCGCGGTGACCTGGGCATTACCTACGATCAGGACGTTCTCCGTTTGATCGACGCCTTCCGCGGTTATGGCCTTTATGTGAGCAGCGTGGTACTGACCCGCTGGCAGGACCAGCCCAGCGCACTTGCCTACCAGAAGAAGCTTGAAACACTTGGTCTCAAGGTTTACCGTCATTATCCTATTGCTGGCTACCCCAACAACATTCCTCTGGTAGTGAGCGACGACGGCTACGGCAAGAACCAGTTTGTTGAAACAACCCGCGAACTTGTGGTGGTAACTGCCCCAGGTCCGGGAAGTGGAAAGATGGCTGTGTGCCTTTCCCAGATTTATCACGAAAATACCCGCGGCGTCAAGGCCGGTTACGCCAAGTTCGAAACATTCCCCATCTGGAACATTCCTCTGAAGCATCCGGTGAACCTGGCTTACGAAGCAGCAACTGCCGACTTGAACGACGTGAACATGATCGACCCGTTCCATCTGGAAGCCTATGGCAAGACCACCATCAACTACAACCGTGACGTTGAAGTGTTCCCCGTGCTGAACGCTTTGTTCACCCGCATCCTTGGCGAGTCCCCGTACAAGAGCCCCACCGACATGGGCGTGAACATGGCCGGTAACTGCATCGTTGACGACGAAGCCGTCAGCGAAGCCGCCAAGCAGGAAATCATCCGCCGCTACTACAACACCCTTTGCGATGTCCGTAAGGGCAACGCCGATCAGGACCAGGTTTACAAGCAGCAGCTGGTCATGGAACAGGCTCACGTCAGCACCGCAGACCGCCCGGTTGTGGCAGCCGCTCTCAAGCGCTCCGAAGAAACCAACGGCCCCGCAGTGGCTATCGAACTTCAGGATGGCGCCATCATCTCTGCAAAGACTTCCTCCTTGCTGGGCGCTTCCTCTGCAATGCTTCTGGATGCCCTCAAGCACCTGGCAGGCATTCCCGACGAAGTCCGCCTGCTTTCTCCCATGGTCATTGAACCCATTCAGAGCCTGAAGACAAAGCAGCTGGGCCATACCAATCCCCGCCTCCACATGGACGAAGTGCTGGTGGCTCTCTCTGTTTGCGCTCTCACCGATTACAACGCAAAGATCGCCTTGGAAAAGCTGCCTGAATTGCGTCACTGCGATGTTCATTCCAGCGTGATTTTGTCTCAGGTAGATGTGGGCGTGTTCCGCCGCCTGGGTGTGAACTTGACCTCTGAACCGAATTATCAGACTTCAAAGTTGTACCATACTTAA
- a CDS encoding EAL domain-containing protein: MIDFSHISESFEHAIANREFSVYFQPQYNHSTGALIGAEALVRWISPEHGFISPADFIPALEEMGLIPALDLYVFEEVCRFLRDCIDSKKSLVRASVNMSRNDILCEDYIDRLEALRQKYDIPTRFIHVELTETAAVSGAQVVIDSIKKLHNLGYTVEMDDFGSGYSSLNILKDIEFDVLKLDLKFIGGAIGSERGGTILSSVVRMAKWLKLPVIAEGVETVEQADFLKSVGCDYIQGYLYSKPMPAADYAKLLSGKSVGTMVPQMNLDQFVDAGKFWNPTSMETLIFSNFVGAAAIMEVRNDSESMEILRVNQKYVRELGMNLSESEIVALNPIDTQEPESRKIFKATLDKVVETHEEQECETWRNVTSGCCGTERICIRSSIQLIGESKVSRLFYVMVRNITAEKNAYQGLVRQEQNFKAAVEQANMFLWEYTIATKEMRPCFRCQGVLGLPPLIRNYPEPLIENGLFPADYADMYRDWMRQIDNGLKSIEGVIPLTAERIPFHVRYTTEFDENGNPVKAYGSATLVVDK, encoded by the coding sequence ATGATCGATTTTAGCCATATTTCGGAATCATTTGAACACGCGATCGCCAATCGCGAGTTTTCCGTTTACTTCCAGCCTCAGTACAACCATTCCACCGGAGCCTTAATTGGAGCCGAAGCGCTGGTTCGCTGGATATCTCCCGAACATGGTTTCATTTCGCCGGCGGACTTTATTCCGGCTCTTGAGGAGATGGGACTGATTCCCGCCTTGGACCTGTATGTTTTCGAAGAAGTCTGCCGCTTCCTCCGGGATTGCATCGACAGCAAGAAGTCCCTGGTGCGGGCTTCCGTAAACATGTCCCGAAATGACATCCTGTGTGAGGACTACATCGACCGTCTTGAGGCTTTGCGCCAAAAGTACGATATTCCTACACGTTTTATCCATGTGGAATTGACGGAAACTGCAGCCGTTTCCGGCGCCCAGGTGGTTATCGATTCCATCAAGAAATTGCATAACCTCGGCTATACCGTCGAGATGGATGATTTCGGTAGTGGCTATTCTTCCCTGAATATTCTGAAGGATATCGAGTTTGATGTCCTTAAGCTGGACCTGAAGTTTATTGGCGGAGCCATTGGTAGCGAACGCGGAGGAACCATTTTGAGTTCTGTGGTCCGCATGGCCAAGTGGCTAAAGCTCCCCGTGATTGCCGAAGGCGTGGAAACTGTGGAGCAGGCTGACTTCCTTAAGAGTGTGGGTTGCGACTACATCCAGGGCTATCTCTATTCCAAGCCCATGCCTGCCGCAGATTATGCAAAATTGCTAAGTGGAAAATCTGTGGGTACAATGGTTCCCCAAATGAACCTGGACCAGTTTGTGGATGCCGGCAAGTTCTGGAATCCGACTTCCATGGAAACCTTGATTTTCAGCAACTTCGTCGGTGCCGCCGCCATTATGGAAGTTCGCAATGATTCTGAATCGATGGAGATTCTCCGGGTGAATCAGAAGTATGTCCGCGAACTTGGAATGAATTTGTCCGAAAGCGAGATTGTGGCTTTGAATCCCATTGATACTCAGGAGCCGGAATCCAGAAAGATTTTCAAGGCTACTTTGGACAAGGTTGTGGAAACCCACGAAGAACAGGAATGCGAAACCTGGCGAAACGTAACTTCGGGCTGTTGCGGAACGGAGCGTATCTGCATTCGCAGTTCCATTCAGCTTATTGGTGAAAGCAAGGTCAGTCGCCTGTTCTATGTGATGGTGCGTAACATTACCGCAGAGAAGAATGCCTACCAGGGACTGGTCCGTCAGGAACAGAACTTCAAGGCTGCCGTGGAGCAGGCCAACATGTTCCTGTGGGAGTACACCATCGCCACGAAGGAAATGCGTCCCTGCTTCCGTTGCCAGGGCGTGTTGGGCTTGCCGCCCTTGATCAGGAACTATCCCGAACCGCTGATTGAAAATGGTCTGTTCCCGGCGGACTATGCCGACATGTATCGCGACTGGATGCGCCAGATTGATAATGGACTAAAATCCATTGAGGGAGTTATTCCCCTGACCGCAGAACGCATCCCGTTCCATGTCCGCTATACCACGGAATTTGACGAAAATGGCAATCCGGTCAAGGCTTACGGGTCCGCCACCCTGGTGGTGGACAAATAG
- the ilvC gene encoding ketol-acid reductoisomerase, translating into MGINYFNSIPLRRQLEEIGHCRFMDSSEFSRGVEALKGKKIVFVGCGAQGLHQGLDLRDSGLDVSYTLRPEAIAEKRQSWKNATENGFAVGTYEEMIPTADLVCNLTPDKQHHNVIPAVMKLMKKGAALSYSHGFNIVEEGQQIREDITVIMVAPKGPGSEVRSEYVRGFGMPCLIAVHPENDPEGKGWDYAKAYAAGLHADRPGVLESSFVAEVKSDLMGEQTILCGMLQTGTILCYDKMVKEFGVEPAYATKLLQYGWETISEALKHGGITNMMDRLSNPAKVRANELSEKMKVIMRGLYQEHQDNIISGKFSSTMMIDWEAGDKDLLAWRAATGELEFEKVAATDKAISEQEYFDRGVLMVAMIKAGVELAFETMCSVGIKPMSAYYESLHETPLIANLIARKKLFEMNRVISDTAEYGCYLFANKCVPLLKDFMATEVTKEDIGAIFGEGKSTAVDNEELIKVNANIRKHPVEEIGAWLRARMSGMTKVV; encoded by the coding sequence ATGGGTATCAATTACTTCAATTCCATCCCGCTGCGTCGTCAGCTCGAAGAAATCGGCCACTGCCGTTTCATGGATTCTTCCGAATTTTCTCGCGGTGTAGAAGCCCTCAAGGGCAAGAAGATCGTGTTCGTCGGTTGCGGCGCTCAGGGTCTCCACCAGGGTCTCGACCTGCGTGATAGCGGTCTCGATGTTTCCTACACTCTCCGTCCGGAAGCAATCGCCGAAAAGCGCCAGTCCTGGAAGAACGCTACCGAAAACGGTTTCGCCGTCGGTACCTACGAAGAAATGATCCCCACTGCTGACCTGGTTTGCAACCTCACACCGGATAAGCAGCACCACAACGTGATCCCCGCTGTCATGAAGCTCATGAAGAAGGGCGCAGCTCTCTCCTACAGCCATGGCTTCAACATCGTTGAAGAAGGCCAGCAGATCCGTGAAGACATCACCGTTATCATGGTGGCTCCCAAGGGTCCGGGTTCCGAAGTCCGTTCTGAATACGTTCGCGGTTTCGGTATGCCCTGCTTGATCGCAGTCCACCCCGAAAACGACCCCGAAGGCAAGGGTTGGGACTATGCCAAGGCTTACGCCGCTGGTCTCCATGCCGACCGTCCGGGCGTTCTCGAAAGCTCTTTCGTTGCAGAAGTGAAGTCCGACCTCATGGGTGAACAGACCATCCTCTGCGGTATGCTCCAGACCGGTACTATCCTCTGCTACGACAAGATGGTCAAGGAATTCGGTGTTGAACCGGCATACGCAACCAAGCTCCTCCAGTACGGTTGGGAAACCATTTCCGAAGCTCTGAAGCACGGTGGCATCACCAACATGATGGACCGTCTCTCCAACCCGGCTAAGGTTCGTGCAAACGAACTCTCCGAAAAGATGAAGGTCATCATGCGCGGCCTCTACCAGGAACACCAGGACAACATCATCTCCGGTAAGTTCTCCTCTACCATGATGATCGACTGGGAAGCTGGTGACAAGGACCTTCTCGCATGGCGTGCAGCTACTGGCGAACTGGAATTCGAAAAGGTTGCCGCTACCGATAAGGCTATCTCTGAACAGGAATACTTCGACCGTGGCGTCCTCATGGTCGCTATGATCAAGGCCGGTGTGGAACTGGCATTCGAAACCATGTGCTCCGTCGGCATCAAGCCCATGAGCGCTTACTACGAATCCCTCCACGAAACTCCGCTCATTGCAAACCTCATTGCTCGTAAGAAGCTGTTCGAAATGAACCGCGTGATCTCCGATACCGCAGAATACGGCTGCTACCTGTTCGCTAACAAGTGCGTGCCTCTGCTGAAGGACTTCATGGCTACCGAAGTCACTAAGGAAGACATCGGCGCTATCTTCGGCGAAGGCAAGTCCACCGCTGTTGATAACGAAGAACTCATCAAGGTCAATGCCAACATCCGTAAGCACCCGGTTGAAGAAATCGGGGCTTGGCTCCGCGCTCGCATGTCCGGCATGACAAAGGTTGTCTAA
- a CDS encoding pseudouridine-5'-phosphate glycosidase, with amino-acid sequence MIKYIDFEPDARKALEDGSAIVALESAGAFDGIPYPENFNTIKTLANRVREVGAIPAHIVIKDGRIKVGLSDEEIEEFAKKQGKLIKASRRDIPMLIAQKKDAIMTIAATMLIADLVGIKVVAGGGIGGVHRGAETSMDISADLEELAVSNVVCVCSGAKSILDLGLTLEYLETKSIPVIGYGTDKLPAYMARESDFNVDYRVGDVETIAKAFDAKMALNLEGGLLVTNPIPEQYAVNASEMNRAIEKAVKEAVWDDIKGKAITPYLLKSVKNQMGAESVEAQKHLRLNNAELAAKIAKALP; translated from the coding sequence ATGATCAAGTATATCGATTTTGAACCAGACGCCCGTAAAGCCCTCGAAGATGGCTCCGCCATCGTAGCCCTGGAATCAGCCGGTGCATTTGACGGAATCCCCTACCCCGAAAACTTCAATACAATCAAGACCCTGGCAAACAGGGTCCGCGAGGTTGGAGCCATTCCCGCCCACATCGTCATCAAGGACGGCCGCATCAAGGTGGGTCTCTCCGACGAGGAAATTGAGGAATTCGCCAAGAAGCAGGGCAAGCTGATCAAGGCTTCCCGCCGAGACATCCCCATGCTCATCGCCCAGAAGAAGGACGCCATCATGACCATCGCCGCCACCATGCTCATTGCAGACCTGGTAGGCATCAAGGTGGTTGCCGGCGGCGGTATCGGCGGTGTGCACCGCGGTGCAGAAACCTCCATGGACATTTCCGCCGACCTGGAAGAGCTAGCCGTAAGCAATGTGGTCTGCGTCTGCTCTGGCGCCAAGTCCATTCTGGACCTGGGCCTGACCCTGGAATACCTGGAAACCAAGAGCATTCCAGTCATTGGTTACGGCACCGACAAGCTGCCAGCCTACATGGCCCGAGAAAGCGACTTCAACGTAGACTACCGCGTAGGTGATGTGGAAACCATCGCCAAGGCCTTCGATGCCAAGATGGCCCTGAACCTGGAAGGCGGCCTTCTGGTCACCAACCCCATTCCCGAGCAGTACGCTGTGAACGCAAGCGAAATGAACCGCGCCATCGAGAAGGCTGTGAAGGAAGCCGTGTGGGACGACATCAAGGGCAAGGCCATCACGCCTTACCTGCTGAAAAGCGTCAAGAACCAGATGGGCGCCGAAAGCGTAGAAGCCCAGAAGCACCTGCGTCTGAACAATGCGGAACTTGCCGCAAAAATCGCAAAGGCATTGCCCTAG
- a CDS encoding MATE family efflux transporter produces MISTLLGMFKPVKFRKNGGIHDVLVVALPMLLSMSFDTLMTFVDRLFLSKLGPAEMNASLGAGGMNMVLTTFFTGMISYTTAMVAQRFGAGRKNECASVFMQAVYLSVVCVPLLYLTIPLGHFVFGLQGLAADQLAYQKTYFNILMLGGVVTLIRNAAPCFFSGIGETKIIMKAAFVGMLVNIVCNYFLIFGVGPFPRLGVAGAAYGTVIGNIVSTAMLFVVYFGKKNHSRFATRSNLRLNRSQVKELLRRGLPSGVEMFLNMAAFQLMILIFHGLGPEMATAASVMFNWDMVAYVPLMGLEVASTSLVGRYVGAKQAAAATRSTRSGLKVGWAYSLIIGVLLIFLPGVLTDIFRPDATATADAIAIFETARPMSIFMLRIATVYIFVEVLLVIYCGALRGAGDTVWVMFACGIMNWFNTVALYVSTYHLGVPGHYAWIIVVGVYSTAPIIFWLRWKSGKWRKHVLDQK; encoded by the coding sequence ATGATTTCAACTTTATTAGGAATGTTCAAACCGGTCAAGTTCCGAAAGAATGGGGGTATCCACGATGTTTTAGTGGTTGCTCTTCCCATGCTGTTGAGCATGTCCTTTGACACCTTGATGACCTTTGTAGACCGATTGTTCCTAAGCAAGCTGGGTCCTGCCGAGATGAATGCAAGCCTTGGGGCAGGTGGCATGAATATGGTTCTCACCACCTTCTTTACGGGAATGATCAGTTACACCACCGCCATGGTGGCACAACGTTTTGGAGCCGGCCGTAAGAATGAATGTGCCAGCGTGTTCATGCAGGCTGTGTATCTTTCCGTAGTTTGCGTGCCTCTTCTTTACTTGACCATACCCCTGGGGCACTTTGTCTTTGGATTGCAGGGATTGGCCGCCGACCAGCTTGCCTACCAGAAGACTTACTTTAACATTTTGATGCTGGGCGGGGTGGTGACCCTTATCCGAAATGCCGCCCCCTGTTTCTTCAGCGGTATTGGCGAAACCAAGATCATCATGAAGGCTGCCTTCGTGGGCATGCTGGTAAACATTGTTTGCAATTACTTCCTGATTTTTGGGGTTGGCCCTTTCCCGCGTCTTGGTGTTGCTGGCGCCGCCTACGGAACCGTTATCGGGAACATTGTCTCCACGGCAATGCTCTTTGTAGTCTACTTTGGAAAGAAAAATCATTCCCGTTTTGCAACCCGTTCCAACCTGAGGCTGAACAGAAGCCAGGTCAAGGAACTGCTTAGGCGGGGATTGCCCTCGGGTGTGGAAATGTTCTTGAACATGGCCGCATTTCAGCTGATGATTTTGATTTTCCACGGGCTTGGTCCCGAAATGGCGACCGCTGCTTCCGTGATGTTCAACTGGGACATGGTGGCTTATGTCCCCCTGATGGGCTTGGAGGTGGCGTCAACTAGCCTGGTTGGTCGGTACGTGGGAGCAAAGCAGGCGGCTGCGGCTACACGTTCTACACGCTCCGGCCTTAAGGTGGGCTGGGCCTACTCCTTGATTATTGGCGTTCTCTTGATTTTCCTGCCAGGCGTATTGACAGATATCTTTAGACCCGATGCTACGGCAACGGCTGATGCCATCGCCATCTTTGAAACCGCAAGGCCCATGAGCATTTTCATGCTGAGAATTGCAACCGTCTACATTTTTGTGGAAGTGCTGCTGGTGATTTATTGTGGTGCCCTTCGTGGCGCAGGCGATACGGTCTGGGTAATGTTTGCTTGCGGAATCATGAACTGGTTCAATACCGTAGCCCTTTACGTGTCTACCTACCATCTAGGTGTTCCTGGCCATTATGCCTGGATTATTGTGGTGGGAGTTTACTCCACGGCTCCAATCATCTTCTGGCTACGCTGGAAGAGTGGCAAGTGGCGTAAGCACGTGCTTGACCAGAAATAA